From Spirosoma aerolatum, one genomic window encodes:
- a CDS encoding CPBP family intramembrane glutamic endopeptidase, with amino-acid sequence MLVGFILLGGVVSTYLLFGLLAMTRGLDIEKTQDYLQSLAANPTSVPGSWYELMLLQAVNHMGTFLLPSLVYWYFIERRSWNQFNNRPVSAVVGFSLVVLIVLAFMPFDGLIIEWNQNLHLPETLAPIEQWMRDQEKKLNGLTQYLTTFQSTGQLLIAILVVAVIPAIGEEVLFRGILQRNFIYWTRNVHVGIWLAAALFSAIHVQFLGFFPRMLLGALFGYLYVWSGNLWVPILAHFVNNGFTVFMVYLYQQKVTSMNIESTESVPILGSLIGAIVTTGLLYYFRKNNSVQT; translated from the coding sequence ATGCTCGTCGGTTTTATCCTCCTGGGAGGTGTTGTAAGTACGTATTTACTATTCGGCCTACTGGCTATGACCCGTGGGCTGGATATCGAGAAAACGCAGGATTATCTGCAGTCGCTGGCCGCCAACCCAACATCGGTGCCGGGTAGCTGGTACGAACTCATGCTACTCCAGGCCGTCAATCATATGGGCACGTTTCTGCTGCCTTCGCTGGTGTACTGGTATTTTATCGAGCGCCGTTCCTGGAATCAGTTTAATAATCGCCCTGTTTCGGCTGTGGTAGGCTTTAGTCTGGTCGTTCTGATTGTCCTGGCGTTTATGCCGTTTGATGGACTTATCATCGAGTGGAATCAGAATCTGCACTTACCCGAAACGCTGGCTCCTATTGAGCAGTGGATGCGCGATCAGGAGAAGAAGCTGAACGGACTCACACAATACCTGACTACCTTTCAATCGACAGGGCAGTTACTTATTGCGATACTGGTAGTAGCCGTTATTCCGGCTATCGGCGAAGAAGTTCTGTTTCGGGGAATTCTACAACGTAACTTTATCTACTGGACGCGGAATGTACACGTAGGCATCTGGCTGGCGGCTGCGCTATTCAGTGCCATTCACGTACAGTTTCTCGGCTTCTTCCCACGTATGCTCCTGGGAGCGCTGTTCGGATACCTGTACGTATGGTCAGGTAACCTTTGGGTACCAATTTTAGCCCATTTCGTCAATAATGGGTTTACTGTATTCATGGTCTATCTTTATCAGCAGAAAGTTACCTCTATGAACATCGAAAGTACAGAATCCGTACCGATTTTAGGCTCGCTGATAGGAGCTATCGTTACGACTGGGCTATTATATTATTTCAGAAAAAATAATTCCGTACAAACGTAA
- a CDS encoding carboxypeptidase-like regulatory domain-containing protein: MKKSLTLLVLIMVLTALTGLYSSVKAQGQDRQVTFTGFITGGKTNEPLPGAYIYIPKAGRGVLAAPNGYFALPVFPGDSVIFSYVGFRTQYHIIPSRLTDLTYSAVVALQEDVKTLAEVKVYPYATEELFKEAFVNLKLPDEKERENLAKNTSPEAIMRQAATMPMSALANHQNFVNQQFFGRESLIGRSSATTFAFTNPFAWANFIRSVKRGDFKNKEWRNEINKAPRENVSRKDILQDNNN, translated from the coding sequence ATGAAGAAGTCATTGACGTTATTGGTTCTGATTATGGTGCTAACTGCCTTAACGGGACTCTATTCATCCGTAAAGGCCCAGGGACAGGACCGGCAGGTAACGTTCACTGGCTTTATAACGGGAGGCAAAACGAACGAACCTTTACCTGGAGCTTATATTTATATTCCGAAAGCTGGGCGTGGGGTTTTAGCGGCTCCTAACGGCTATTTTGCTTTGCCTGTATTTCCGGGCGATAGCGTTATTTTCAGTTATGTTGGTTTCCGTACTCAGTATCATATTATTCCGAGTCGCTTAACCGACCTTACGTATTCGGCCGTTGTGGCGTTGCAGGAAGATGTAAAAACTCTGGCAGAAGTGAAGGTGTATCCGTATGCTACAGAGGAGCTATTCAAAGAAGCGTTCGTCAATCTGAAACTACCCGACGAAAAAGAGCGCGAGAATTTAGCTAAAAATACGAGCCCAGAAGCCATCATGCGCCAGGCAGCTACGATGCCTATGAGTGCGCTGGCCAACCACCAGAACTTCGTCAATCAGCAGTTTTTTGGGCGTGAGTCCCTTATTGGGCGTAGTTCGGCCACGACGTTTGCCTTTACCAACCCATTTGCTTGGGCTAACTTTATTCGATCCGTTAAGCGGGGGGATTTTAAGAACAAGGAGTGGCGCAACGAAATCAATAAAGCCCCCCGCGAAAACGTCTCCCGAAAAGATATTTTACAGGACAATAACAACTAG
- the dusB gene encoding tRNA dihydrouridine synthase DusB, with protein MVTIGTIQLPDFPLLLAPMEDVSDPPFRAVCKANGADLMYTEFISSEGLIRDAAKSVQKLDIFEYERPVGIQLFGSDVETMGECARIASRVSPDLIDINYGCPVKNVACRGAGAALLQDIPKMARMTEAVVKATHLPVTVKTRLGWDDSTKNVGEVAERLQDVGIKALTIHGRTRAQMYKGEADWTLIGRIKDNPRIHIPIFGNGDIDSPEKAIEYKNRYGVDGVMIGRASIGYPWIFNEIKHFAKTGQHLPAPTIADRVAVCRQHLDFSIRWKGEIVGLFEMRRHYANYFKGLPDFKPYRMRLVTTDSYSGVSAVLDEIADYYSEEILLA; from the coding sequence GTGGTCACGATTGGTACTATACAACTGCCGGATTTTCCGTTGCTACTGGCTCCCATGGAAGATGTCAGCGATCCGCCGTTTCGTGCGGTTTGCAAGGCGAATGGAGCCGATCTGATGTATACGGAATTTATTTCGTCGGAAGGCTTAATCCGGGATGCCGCAAAGAGTGTTCAAAAACTGGATATATTTGAGTATGAGCGTCCTGTCGGTATACAGCTTTTTGGGTCGGACGTTGAAACCATGGGTGAGTGTGCTCGTATTGCCAGTCGGGTCAGTCCAGACTTGATCGATATAAATTACGGATGTCCGGTGAAAAATGTCGCCTGCCGGGGAGCAGGAGCAGCCCTGCTTCAGGATATTCCTAAAATGGCGCGCATGACCGAAGCCGTTGTTAAGGCTACGCACCTGCCCGTAACGGTAAAAACCCGCCTGGGCTGGGACGATTCAACAAAAAATGTTGGTGAAGTTGCCGAACGGTTGCAGGATGTGGGTATTAAAGCGCTGACCATTCATGGACGAACCCGGGCGCAGATGTATAAGGGCGAAGCCGACTGGACCCTCATTGGCCGGATAAAAGATAACCCACGTATTCATATTCCGATCTTTGGCAATGGCGATATCGATTCGCCCGAAAAAGCGATTGAGTATAAGAATCGGTATGGTGTCGATGGCGTCATGATCGGTCGCGCCAGTATAGGTTATCCCTGGATTTTTAATGAAATAAAGCATTTTGCTAAAACTGGTCAGCATCTTCCGGCACCGACTATTGCCGATCGGGTAGCGGTTTGTCGTCAGCATCTGGATTTCTCAATTCGCTGGAAAGGCGAAATTGTTGGCCTTTTCGAAATGCGCCGTCATTACGCCAATTATTTTAAAGGGCTACCCGACTTCAAACCTTATCGAATGCGTTTGGTGACCACCGATTCCTATAGCGGAGTAAGTGCGGTGCTGGATGAAATCGCTGACTACTATTCCGAAGAGATTCTTTTAGCCTAG
- a CDS encoding putative signal transducing protein: MNENWESIYATVLPHRAELAKALLLEHDIPAVIINKQSSSYPNIGWGKGEVEVHVPAKDAILAKVILENEATFS; this comes from the coding sequence ATGAACGAAAATTGGGAATCCATATACGCAACCGTCCTTCCTCACCGGGCCGAACTGGCGAAAGCGTTGCTCCTGGAACACGATATTCCGGCAGTTATTATTAATAAACAAAGCAGCAGTTATCCGAATATTGGGTGGGGAAAAGGTGAGGTTGAGGTTCATGTACCAGCCAAGGATGCCATTCTGGCCAAAGTTATTTTAGAGAATGAAGCAACGTTTAGCTAA
- a CDS encoding phosphatidate cytidylyltransferase, with product MKQRLANMTNLQQRVIAAVIGVPFILFMIWYADWTFALLFCVISALTQREFYRLLGLDGFEPLTAYGTLVGSMICVLAYFIETDQIGMGNYFLICPASSMIFLIKLYKKRDMKPFTNIGFTFLGIIYVAMPFALLIILALRGGGFHPMIITGCLLLLWASDIGAYFAGTKFGRRKLFERVSPKKSWEGALGGAAAATLIASGLALYATELQPWQWYCVGTIIVVTGTYGDLVESLFKRSIAIKDSGSSIPGHGGFLDRFDGLLLAAPFIITFLKLFA from the coding sequence ATGAAGCAACGTTTAGCTAATATGACCAATCTTCAGCAGCGAGTGATTGCGGCTGTAATTGGAGTTCCGTTTATTTTATTCATGATCTGGTACGCTGATTGGACATTTGCCCTCCTGTTCTGCGTGATTAGTGCATTGACCCAACGCGAATTTTATCGGTTGTTGGGGCTGGATGGTTTCGAGCCCCTTACTGCCTATGGCACGCTGGTGGGTAGTATGATTTGTGTACTGGCTTACTTTATCGAAACAGACCAGATCGGTATGGGCAACTATTTTCTGATCTGTCCGGCCTCGTCGATGATCTTCCTGATAAAGCTTTACAAAAAGCGCGATATGAAACCATTCACCAATATTGGTTTCACCTTTCTGGGGATCATCTACGTTGCTATGCCCTTCGCCCTGCTTATTATTCTCGCTCTCCGAGGAGGAGGCTTCCATCCGATGATTATCACTGGATGTCTTCTTTTACTGTGGGCCAGCGACATTGGCGCTTATTTCGCTGGGACAAAGTTTGGTCGGCGAAAATTATTTGAGCGGGTATCGCCCAAAAAATCGTGGGAGGGGGCCCTAGGTGGGGCTGCTGCTGCTACCCTTATTGCTTCAGGTCTGGCCCTATATGCCACCGAGCTACAACCCTGGCAATGGTACTGCGTAGGAACCATTATCGTCGTAACGGGCACCTATGGCGATCTGGTTGAATCATTATTCAAGCGAAGCATTGCCATTAAGGATTCGGGAAGCAGTATTCCGGGGCATGGTGGTTTTCTTGACCGTTTCGATGGGCTTTTGCTGGCAGCGCCATTCATTATTACATTTTTAAAGCTGTTCGCCTGA